One stretch of Podospora bellae-mahoneyi strain CBS 112042 chromosome 2, whole genome shotgun sequence DNA includes these proteins:
- a CDS encoding hypothetical protein (COG:S; EggNog:ENOG503P4CM) → MRPPPLFQSLLRQPRRPIQLGGVARPRNSSTFPPPPPPQSSAKLSRAEKILSRLPRPLQKYTTSLRSAPTTHVVAFLILHEITAIVPLVGLVGVFHYGNWLPVGWLGESETVKEGVGIFERYARRKGWLDEGEGGSEGDEGEKGGIMEHWRENGRYKLVMEVGVAWAVCKFLLPVRIGVSLWGTPWLARGIGRWGGVFKRGG, encoded by the coding sequence ATGCGCCCCCCACCACTTTTTCAAtccctcctccggcagccCCGCCGCCCAATCCAACTCGGAGGAGTCGCACGACCTCGAAACAGCAGCACCtttcccccacctccaccaccgcagtCGTCAGCCAAACTCTCCCGCGCAGAAAAGATTCTGTCCAGACTGCCACGCCCCTTGCAAAAATACACCACCTCGTTGCGGTCCGCGCCCACTACGCACGTGGTCGCGTTTTTGATACTGCATGAGATTACTGCCATTGTGCCTttggttgggctggttggggtGTTTCACTATGGGAATTGGCTGCCGGTGGGGTGGTTAGGGGAAAGTGAGACTGTtaaggagggggtggggattTTCGAGAGGTATGCtaggaggaaggggtggttagatgagggggaggggggatcggagggggatgaaggggaaaagggggggataATGGAGCATTGGAGGGAGAATGGGAGGTATAagctggtgatggaggttggTGTGGCGTGGGCGGTTTGCAAGTTTTTGTTGCCGGTAAGGATTGGGGTTAGTTTGTGGGGGACGCCTTGGTTGGCCagggggattgggaggtgggggggggttttcaagagggggggttga
- a CDS encoding hypothetical protein (EggNog:ENOG503P5ET), with protein sequence MTPFYHALIRTHHITSRKKVAHLRKAAREFEVYALLRSGGCPGIMYCKGSEQGVKSWVGTVQRLRYKDFHLASKPSLTLSPENQSQEPTGLFELSAINDFASAMESRGIATWWRKAMDFT encoded by the exons ATGACCCCGTTTTACCATGCCTTGATCCGAACTCACCACATCACCTCCCGCAAAAAGGTTGCCCACCTCCGCAAAGCAGCTCGTGAGTTCGAGGTCTATGCTCTCCTCCGAAGCGGTGGTTGCCCAGGCATCATGTACTGCAAGGGCAGCGAACAAGGTGTGAAGTCCTGGGTGGGAACTGTCCAG AGACTCCGCTACAAAGACTTCCACCTAGCCTCCAAACCATCCCTTACCCTATCCCCCGAAAACCAATCCCAAGAACCCACCGGCCTCTTTGAACTCTCCGCAATCAACGACTTTGCCTCAGCCATGGAATCCCGCGGCATAGCCACCTGGTGGAGAAAAGCAATGGACTTTACCTAA
- a CDS encoding hypothetical protein (EggNog:ENOG503Q45T; COG:L): MNDSAIGDSLQIGQPTCSITKGCILEGELAVYSGKEHRILNFQEIRKHIFRSGIFIGTAQDSQAHSWEHLMIVHYDVRMFDDTSLLSVKIQRDEGIDRDRDRDVLSEDAHDDNTLRNRTR; encoded by the exons ATGAACGACAGTGCCATCGGGGATTCCCTACAAATAGGCCAGCCCACATGCTCTATCACAAAGGGGTGCATCTTGGAAGGGGAACTTGCCGTTTACAGTGGCAAG GAACATAGAATTCTCAACTTTCAGGAGATCAGAAAGCACATTTTCAGATCTGGGATCTTCATTGGAACTGCACAGGATTCACA GGCACATTCCTGGGAACACCTCATGATTGTCCACTATGACGTCCGCATGTTTGACGACACATCATTACTTTCAGTCAAAATTCAGAGAG ACGAAGGCATCGACCGCGACCGCGACCGTGATGTACTCTCCGAGGACGCTCACGACGACAATACTCTGCGAAATCGGACACGATAA
- the SMD3 gene encoding small nuclear ribonucleoprotein Sm D3 (COG:A; EggNog:ENOG503P34G), which yields MTSTIGIPIKLLNEAQGHIVTLEITSGQTYRGKLIEAEDNMNVQLKDITVTARDGRVSHLEQVYIRGSHVRFFIVPDMLRNAPMFRSRNVRGRGVGLARGRATVSRARASGGPPRGGR from the exons ATGACCTCCACAATCGGCATCCCCATCAAACTCCTCAACGAGGCCCAA GGCCACATCGTAACACTGGAAATAACCTCCGGCCAAACCTACCGCGGCAAGCTCATCGAGGCAGAGGACAACATGAACGTCCAGCTCAAGGACATCACCGTCACGGCCCGCGACGGCCGCGTCTCCCACCTCGAGCAGGTCTACATCCGGGGATCTCACGTCCGGTTCTTCATCGTGCCCGACATGCTCCGCAACGCGCCCATGTTCAGGAGCAGGAACgtcagggggaggggtgtcgggttggcgagggggagggcgacggTTAGTAGGGCTAGGGCGAGCGGGGGGCCGCCTAGGGGGGGGAGGTAA
- a CDS encoding hypothetical protein (EggNog:ENOG503NYRV): MPPTLALKRALGGGIAGKNQGLFSWGRTRTSSICLFCSLSTRPLTTTTRRRPLPLREQNTRLLAGGARSFHTTETLIPSVTQMQEQQAVEPPRAKLARLLRELQIQIPEYVKSERLNLALRNLSEPPGQESIRVAVLNPARENGFENTEASKSLLRAALADELGEQAAWETQLERHNLAEEPLIVRVKASEKGTAAPDTQVPTIFPEITAYSPTLGRNNLELLLAKFRPQATKTAEELEAELLVPGVQTTKPTAVISTPQTTLVPSAVHMTLLVGNGLRGALNALELAKSNPSSVIKTAVNLKSGTAVKEELEIQSQNYAYSPSQPHGLLDPNSSLPFFTVDSFAAIEGLDALRAGRAEVFSELWTEGNVKQIRDWLRANTEATDKIKPPVQHLIGSILSRAKEGLEQQERQQQLSQHNQANLVEIEATIRRLDQEIVSWAQSAHEELQSRLDSAFSNHLWRSLSWWKLFWRADDVTLNTSELVTSYFLPRAEQEVVYLAGKVAASFPTISPAISYPVDPEEKLVSTPGPTAVEMEHHGKWPVQITSTRQYLLETTVPALQALAQKLVVQSASLTGLSSVLAGLMYFSGFGAYESGAIAALGLVVALKRMQKRWDEARGYWEEEVREEGRKAVKRVEGQVARGAGDVLYRGVKTEGVGGGRGERVREVLEEADEVLRRL, from the coding sequence ATGCCGCCGACATTGGCGCTTAAACGGGcgctggggggagggatagcGGGGAAGAACCAGGGCTTATTCTCCTGGGGGAGAACGAGGACGTCGTCGATATGCCTGTTTTGTTCCTTGTCTACACGACCCCTCACTACTACTACGAGACGACGACCATTGCCATTGCGAGAACAGAATACCAGATTGCTGGCCGGCGGCGCACGCAGTTTCCATACGACCGAGACCTTGATACCGTCTGTGACACAAATGCAAGAACAGCAAGCGGTTGAACCACCCCGCGCGAAACTAGCTCGTCTGCTTCGAGAGCTTCAAATACAGATCCCCGAATACGTCAAGAGCGAACGTTTGAACCTCGCCTTGCGCAATTTGTCCGAGCCACCAGGACAAGAGTCAATACGTGTTGCGGTACTCAACCCGGCTAGAGAGAATGGATTCGAGAACACAGAGGCTTCAAAGAGTTTATTACGGGCTGCCCTCGCCGACGAGCTTGGAGAACAGGCGGCATGGGAGACACAGCTGGAACGCCACAATTTGGCAGAGGAACCTTTGATCGTGCGGGTAAAGGCATCTGAGAAGGGGACAGCAGCACCGGACACCCAAGTGCCGACAATATTTCCAGAGATCACGGCCTACTCACCAACGCTGGGCCGGAATAACCTCGAGCTGTTGTTGGCAAAGTTCAGGCCGCAAGCAACCAAAACCGCagaggagttggaggcaGAGCTTCTTGTACCTGGCGTACAAACAACCAAGCCCACCGCAGTGATATCTACACCGCAAACAACTCTGGTCCCCTCAGCAGTACACATGACGTTATTAGTAGGTAATGGTCTCAGAGGCGCGCTCAACGCTCTCGAACTCGCCAAGTCCAACCCTTCCTCTGTGATCAAAACCGCAGTAAACCTCAAATCCGGGACCGCGGTCAAGGAAGAGCTCGAAATTCAATCACAAAACTACGCCTATtccccatcacaaccccacggcctcctcgaccccaacagcagcctccccttcttcacagTCGACTCCTTCGCCGCCATCGAAGGCCTTGACGCCCTCCGCGCCGGCAGAGCAGAAGTCTTCAGCGAGCTCTGGACAGAAGGCAACGTCAAGCAGATCCGCGACTGGCTCAGAGCCAACACGGAAGCAACCGACAAGATCAAGCCCCCAGTCCAGCACCTCATCGGGTCTATTCTTTCCCGAGCTAAAGAGGGCCTTGAACAGCAAGAAAGACAACAGCAACTCTCCCAGCATAACCAGGCTAATCTCGTCGAAATCGAAGCAACTATCAGGCGCCTCGACCAGGAGATTGTCTCTTGGGCGCAGTCGGCCCACGAGGAACTGCAGAGTCGGCTTGACTCTGCTTTTTCCAACCACCTCTGGCGCAGCCTTAGTTGGTGGAAACTGTTTTGGAGAGCGGATGATGTCACGCTCAACACGTCGGAGCTGGTGACGTCTTATTTTTTACCGAGGGCAGAGCAGGAAGTGGTCTACCTAGCTGGTAAAGTCGCTGCTTCATTTCCCACCATCAGCCCCGCGATAAGCTATCCTGTCGACCCGGAAGAGAAGCTGGTCTCGACACCGGGGCCGACTGCGGTTGAGATGGAACACCATGGGAAATGGCCTGTTCAAATCACGTCCACGAGACAGTATCTGCTTGAGACTACGGTCCCTGCCTTGCAGGCGTTGGCGCAGAAGCTGGTCGTCCAATCGGCTAGCTTGACGGGGTTGAGCTCGGTGCTGGCTGGGTTGATGTACTTTAGTGGGTTTGGGGCGTATGAGAGTGGTGCTATTGCtgcgttggggttggtggtggcgttGAAGAGGATGCAGAAGAGGTGGGATGAGGCGAGGGGGtattgggaggaggaggtaagggaagaggggaggaaggcggtgaagagggtggaggggcaggtggcgaggggggcgggggatgtTTTGTATAGGGGGGTGAAGAcggaaggggtgggaggggggaggggggagagggtgagggaggtgttggaggaggcggacgaggttttgaggaggttgtga
- the ubc7 gene encoding ubiquitin conjugating enzyme Ubc7/UbcP3 (EggNog:ENOG503NW12; COG:O), with protein sequence MATSTAHRRLLQEYRALTNNPPEGITAGPVTEDDLLHWEALIQGPEGTPFEGGVFAAELKFPRDYPLAPPTMKFLCDVWHPNVYPSGMVCISILHPPGDDPNHYEHASERWSPIQSVEKILISVMSMLAEPNDESPANVEAAKMWRERRGEYEERVREGVRKSLGL encoded by the exons ATggcaacctccaccgcccaccgccgcctcctccaagaatACCGCGCCctaaccaacaacccccccgaAGGCATCACCGCCGGCCCCGTAACAGAAgacgacctcctccactgGGAAGCGCTAATCCAAGGCCCCGAAGGAACCCCCTTCGAAGGAGGTGTCTTTGCCGCCGAGTTAAAATTTCCGAGGGATTACCCCCTCGCGCCACCAACGATGAAGTTTCTTTGTGATGTTTGGCATCCTAATG TCTACCCCTCCGGCATGGTCTGCATCTCAATCCTGCACCCCCCCGGCGACGACCCGAACCACTACGAGCACGCGAGCGAGCGCTGGTCCCCGATCCAGAGCGTGGAAAAGATCTTGATTAGCGTCATGAGCATGCTTGCTGAGCCGAACGATGAGAGCCCGGCGAATGTGGAGGCTGCGAAGatgtggagggagaggaggggggagtatgaagagagggtgagggagggggtgaggaagagtttggggttgtga
- the SWA2 gene encoding auxilin-like clathrin-binding protein required for normal clathrin function (EggNog:ENOG503NZS2; COG:S), whose product MDDLVDLTWTAPDAGKKPAQQPTPISNPATSNFYPSLRPTPSPFNSGRSTPLSVQESGNAGARPPTAKPAQDSFSNLLNFGPAKSNANLSLKERQEQLEAEKRRKEEERRKQAQSSFGDGRFLDSLGRNLSGSQSSLRTPSPGLAPPPQIGTPTVQSGLRKGTNISEGDEDLFAAFNASTKVDNSSHYPPPVSHTPSPAPGLDLSNPSAWGKPAAVAPTSGGFGDDDDDDPFGLNQLKPKPSTPAPPPPAGDDFDILGDLGKPVDQVKKKPTPAPTFSREPEPGKAIEDSSSDSEDDRPPTPPQPSRPSRPSDDPFDRAVAQLVDYGFTPENARRGLTESGAGLNVQAAVNWLLDDAHRQAKEQAKSKGQSGSREQPSRGGGERASSQSRNGGPAWAREEHASRSRDNQSPASMVDGDFAKTAAAVGTSLFKTANSLWKTGQKKVQKAVAELQQDGDPNQPKWMRSAQDHSGGSARRELPDVTNEAMMLEGGGPPPRKTGRSGVDSRPSSNAPSRDRSPALPVRPGSGAQGPKWQQGSQPVLDPRARLGRLAAEDEGAQAYVSPARRKKTTPQPQPAPAQPEEDLLFGASSAPKPRPTAPSRSPQPSPAPRPAAARSSPMPKPAPARPPRQIPPVSAIALQSSTQHRLQGTAHFKRGDYASAHASYASSLAAIPKDHPLAILLLCNRSLTALKTGEPRQAVEDADNAVKLIGPGRGEGEHVEVQSETGTTEKRDMRELYGKALTRKAEALEQMEKWADALAVWQTCVEAGLGGATAAAGRQRCQKALAPKPAPRPASAPARPRPAAATGHKSAEAVRRLREANQAAEKEGDEKFQLADKVDARIAAWRDGKRDNLRALLTSLDGVLWEGSGWKKVGLHELVMANKVKVVYMKAIAKTHPDKIAQDATTEVRMIAGTVFSTLNEAWDKFKAENKL is encoded by the exons ATGGATGATCTCGTCGACCTGACCTGGACAGCTCCCGATGCCGGGAAGAAGCCCGCGCAACAACCGACGCCGATCTCGAACCCCGCGACCTCCAACTTCTACCCTTCGCTGCGCCCGACTCCTTCGCCCTTCAACTCGGGGCGCAGCACGCCGCTGTCAGTCCAGGAGTCCGGAAATGCTGGCGCCAGACCTCCCACCGCCAAGCCCGCGCAGGACAGCttcagcaacctcctcaactttGGCCCTGCCAAGAGTAACGCGAACCTGAGCTTGAAGGAACGGCAGGAACAGTTGGAGGCAGAGAAGCGcagaaaggaggaggagagaaggaaacaAGCCCAGTCGAGCTTTGGGGATGGACGTTTCTTGGACTCGCTGGGACGAAACCTCTCGGGATCCCAGAGCTCTTTGAGGACACCTTCACCAGGGCTAGCTCCACCGCCGCAAATAGGGACACCGACCGTACAATCTGGATTACGAAAGGGAACAAACATATcagagggagatgaggattTGTTTGCAGCATTCAATGCCAGCACCAAGGTCGATAACTCGAGCCACTACCCACCACCCGTTTCCCATACTCCTTCGCCCGCGCCAGGCTTGGACTTGAGCAATCCAAGTGCGTGGGGTAAGCCAGCAGCTGTGGCTCCCACTTCTGGAGGATttggtgacgacgacgacgacgacccgTTTGGGCTGAACCAGCTCAAGCCCAAACCAAGCACCCCAGCGCCCCCACCTCCTGCCGGCGATGACTTTGACATTCTGGGGGATCTGGGTAAGCCAGTGGATCAGGTCAAAAAGAAGCCAACTCCAGCTCCGACATTCTCGCGAGAGCCCGAACCCGGAaaggccattgaagattcATCTTCGGATTCTGAGGATGACCGACCACCAACGCCGCCACAACCCTCGAGACCATCCAGGCCATCAGATGATCCTTTTGACAGAGCGGTTGCTCAGCTGGTGGACTACGGATTTACCCCTGAAAATGCCAGAAGGGGGCTTACTGAAAGTGGGGCTGGGCTCAACGTTCAAGCAGCTGTAAACTGGCTTCTGGACGATGCCCACCGCCAGGCCAAGGAGCAGGCCAAGTCAAAGGGACAAAGCGGCTCGCGAGAACAGCCCTCCAGAGGCGGTGGCGAGCGCGCTTCTAGTCAATCACGGAATGGTGGTCCTGCTTGGGCAAGAGAGGAGCACGCCTCAAGAAGTAGAGACAACCAATCTCCCGCTTCCATGGTGGACGGTGACTTTGCGaaaactgctgctgccgtaGGTACCAGTCTTTTCAAGACGGCCAACAGCCTTTGGAAAACAGGCCAGAAAAAGGTACAGAAAGCCGTCGCCGAACTTCAGCAAGACGGTGACCCGAATCAACCGAAATGGATGCGGTCTGCCCAGGATCATTCGGGAGGGAGCGCCAGGAGGGAGCTGCCCGACGTCACGAATGAAGCCATGATGTTGGAAGGTGGCGGGCCGCCCCCGAGGAAAACAGGAAGATCCGGTGTCGACAGTCGACCATCCAGCAACGCGCCATCGCGTGACAGATCTCCAGCCCTCCCGGTCCGGCCTGGATCGGGTGCCCAAGGACCCAAGTGGCAGCAAGGCTCCCAGCCAGTTCTCGATCCACGTGCCAGACTTGGCAGGCTTGcggccgaggacgagggtgcTCAAGCCTATGTCAGTCCAGCAcgcaggaagaagacgacaccacagccacagccagcaCCGGCGCAGCCGGAAGAAGACCTGCTGTTTGGTGCATCCTCAGCACCAAAGCCGCGACCCACAGCTCCATCTCGATCACCTCAACCGTCACCCGCCCCtcgtccagcagcagcccgtTCATCACCAATGCCCAAGCCAGCCCCTGCTCGCCCGCCACGTCAGATCCCTCCAGTATCAGCAATCGCCCTCCAGTCCTCCACCCAACACCGTCTCCAAGGCACCGCCCACTTCAAGCGCGGCGACTACGCATCCGCCCACGCTTCATACGCCTCCTCTCTCGCCGCCATTCCAAAAGACcaccccctcgccatcctcctgcTCTGCAACCGCTCCCTCACGGCCCTCAAAACAGGCGAACCCCGCCAGGCGGTCGAGGACGCCGACAATGCCGTCAAGCTCATTGGCCCGGGCAGGGGCGAGGGCGAGCACGTCGAGGTCCAAAGCGAAACTGGCACCACTGAAAAAAGAGACATGCGCGAGTTGTACGGCAAGGCCCTCACCCGCAAAGCGGAAGCTCTCGAGCAGATGGAGAAGTGGGCTGACGCCCTCGCCGTCTGGCAGACGTGTGTTGAGgctggtcttggtggtgccaCCGCCGCGGCGGGGAGGCAACGCTGCCAGAAGGCGCTTGCGCCGAAACCCGCCCCGAGACCAGCTTCTGCCCCAGCTCGTCCGAGACCAGCGGCTGCTACCGGTCATAAAAGCGCCGAGGCGGTGAGGAGACTGCGGGAGGCGAATCAAGCTGctgagaaggaaggggatgagAAGTTCCAGCTGGCTGATAAAGTCGATGCGAGGATCGCGGCGTGGAGAGATGGCAAGAGGGATAACTTGCGGGCGTTGCTCACGAGCTTGGATGGTGTGCtgtgggaggggagcgggtggaagaaggttgGGTTGCATGAGCTGGTGATGGCCAacaaggtcaaggttgttTACATGAAGGCTATTGCTAAGACGCATCCTGATAAG ATTGCGCAAGACGCGACGACGGAGGTTAGGATGATTGCCGGGACGGTGTTTAGCACGCTGAATGAGGCGTGGGATAAGTTCAAGGCGGAGAATAAGCTGTAG
- a CDS encoding hypothetical protein (EggNog:ENOG503NZD3; COG:S), with protein MKVTNSLVAVLASAGLSEAFWRMECRGRAGLARLDPIVAPGRVSQHAHAIFGSSGFSMNSGHAELAAGSCTSCAAVEDKSAYWSPQMYFKHEDGTFEEVTQAGGMLAYYLLNKDAGNPDKGVKAFPNGFRMVAGDSNRRNYSIGSRNFKDADPEKSLWAMLGETSQEDLAQRAVGFNCLDYNKTPEGALVRHYLPEKGYLDGNCPDGIRLELMFPSCWNGKDLDSANHKSHVAYPDLITDGWCPKGFDTKLPSLMFEIIYETNKFKGIPGEFVMANGDAQGFGFHGDFASGWDEEFLQDAVETCTDPSGLLSACPLFNLQSEDEQRQCQIELPEDLVNEKVTGKRGKSLPGDVPIRYGPAPANVQAPGADQTSHIPVPTVTYQPAESSAYQPGGIFNGDAPSSNSSSSSEEVKVTALAQPEPEPEPEPTPTPTPTPSEAPLPSGYELVRTEYVTNGKVVSKIVVIETVEYVMLAAATEIETVTVTATLDAQKARRGLNHLHRHRHAGSH; from the exons ATGAAAGTCACAAACTCTCTCGTCGCGGTTCTCGCCTCCGCCGGCCTCTCTGAGGCCTTCTGGCGCATGGAGTGCCGTGGTCGCGCAGGCTTGGCCCGTTTGGATCCCATTGTCGCCCCTGGCAGGGTTTCTCAGCACGCCCATGCTATCTTTGGTTCCAGTG GTTTCTCCATGAACTCAGGACACGCTGAGCTCGCTGCTGGCTCGTGCACCTCGTGCGCCGCTGTCGAGGACAAGTCGGCCTACTGGTCTCCCCAGATGTACTTCAAGCACGAGGATGGCACCTTTGAGGAGGTTACACAGGCGGGCGGTATGCTCGCATACTATCTCCTCAACAAGGACGCTGGCAATCCAGACAAGGGTGTCAAGGCCTTCCCCAACGGCTTCCGCATGGTTGCCGGCGACAGCAACCGCCGCAACTACTCTATCGGCAGCCGCAACTTCAAGGATGCCGATCCCGAAAAGTCTCTATGGGCCATGCTCGGCGAAACGAGCCAGGAGGATCTCGCCCAGCGTGCTGTCGGCTTCAACTGCCTCGACTACAATAAAACCCCCGAGGGTGCCTTGGTGCGCCACTATCTCCCCGAGAAGGGTTACCTCGATGGCAACTGCCCCGACGGCATCCGTTTGGAGCTCATGTTCCCTTCGTGCTGGAATGGCAAGGACTTGGACTCGGCCAACCACAAGTCTCACGTCGCATATCCCGACCTTATTACGGATGGGTGGTGCCCCAAGGGATTTGACACCAAGCTTCCCAGTCTGATGTTCGAAATCATCTACGAGACCAACAAGTTCAAGGGAATCCCTGGCGAGTTTGTCATGGCCAACGGTGATGCTCAGG GTTTCGGTTTCCACGGTGACTTCGCCAGCGGCTGGGACGAGGAGTTCCTCCAGGATGCTGTCGAGACCTGCACTGACCCCAGCGGTTTGCTTTCGGCTTGCCCCTTGTTCAACCTTCAGAGCGAGGATGAGCAGCGCCAGTGCCAGATTGAGCTTCCCGAGGATCTCGTCAACGAGAAGGTCACTGGAAAGCGCGGCAAATCTCTTCCCGGAGATGTTCCTATCCGCTATGGGCCGGCTCCTGCTAATGTCCAGGCTCCAGGAGCGGACCAGACCAGCCACATTCCGGTTCCCACCGTCACCTACCAGCCTGCCGAGTCCTCTGCCTACCAACCCGGCGGTATCTTCAACGGCGACGCCCCCAGCTCGAACTCGAGCTCAAGCTctgaggaggtcaaggtcaCTGCCCTTGCTcagcccgagcccgagcccgagcctGAGCCGACCCCTACTCCCACCCCTACCCCCTCCGaggctcccctcccctccggctACGAACTCGTTCGCACCGAGTACGTCACCAACGGCAAGGTTGTCAGCAAGATTGTCGTCATCGAGACCGTCGAGTACGTCatgctggctgctgccaccgAGATTGAGACCGTCACCGTAACAGCCACTCTTGATGCCCAGAAGGCTCGCCGCGggctcaaccacctccaccgccacagGCACGCGGGATCGCACTAA